The sequence below is a genomic window from Chroococcidiopsis sp. TS-821.
TACTTAAATGCTAAAAACAAATAATTATTACGCTTTAATTTTTTAGCGAAACTGTAACAAATTCCATACAAATAGCTAGAGCAAACGACTCTTTTATAAAGAAAAGCAACAACACAGAAAACACTTCAAATACTTGCGACGCCACACCTGATACAAACTAGGGCAGTTAGGGAAAACTATAAACGAATGACACGACTTTATAGTGCAGTCTGCATTTGACGTTCAAATCGATAGCGACTCATTTACAGCCGACCTATGACAGAATCACAGCATCCAGCCATTCCTGTACCCGCAGTTCCTCGCGTACCACCGATGCCTTTGCCAAAAGCGAGAGTTCCCAACCATGCGGAGCGAGATATTACACAACTACAAATGCAAACTGTTGCCCAACGGAATACATCGCCTACTCAATCTGCGCCAAATTCAACAACGATAGCGCCAACTTTAGAGCAACTAGTGCGCGAAGCCTACGACAAAGGTATTTCTGATTTACACTTAGGTGTTGGTGAGGTGCCTCGTTTTCGCGAGCGTGGAGAAATTATTGTTACTGACTATCCCATAACCGACGAAGCAACATTTACTAGCTGGCTGAAAGAAATTCTCACAGAGCAACAAATTCAACAATTTTACGAGCATTTAGAGTATGACGGTGCAACGCAGTACGAAGGAGTAGCGCGCGTCCGGATTAATTTATTTGTGGCGCTAAATGGTCCTGCGATGGTGCTGCGGTTAATTCCATTAAAAATTCTCACTCTAGAACAACTCAATTTACCGCCTGTTTTTCGCGATTTGTGTCACTACCATAAGGGATTAATTCTAGTGACAGGACCAACGGGTTCGGGTAAGTCTACGACGCTAGCAGCGATGGTCGATTACATCAATCAAGAAATGCCCAAACACATTATCTCGATTGAAGATCCCGTAGAATTTGTACATAAAAGTAAAAAATCTTTGATTAAGCAGCGCGAAGTAGGAATTCATACGTTGAAATTTGATAACGCTTTAAAAGCATCGTTGCGCGAAGACCCAGATATTATTCTGATTGGCGAAATGCGCGATCGCGAAACGGTCAACACAGCTTTGAAAGCTGCGCAAACCGGACACCTTGTCTTTGGAACCTTACACACCAATAGTGCTGTAAAAACAATTGAAAGAATTCTCAACCTTTACAACCCTGACGAGCAAGGTCCAATGCGCATTCAGGTAGCAGAATCTCTTGTTGCAGTCATTGCGCAAAGCCTCGTGCGGACAACAGATAACAAACGTGCCGCGATTCACGAAATTATGATTAATACAGACGCGATTAAAGATTACATTATCCGCAATGAAGTTGAAGAAATTGAGGCAATCATTCCGCGCTGCAACTTTGAAGGAATGTGTACGATGAATCAATCGATTTATCGACTCTATGAAGAAGGACGGCTAACCGAAGAAACTGCTTTAGAAGCATCACCCAAGCCAAATGAGATGGCAATGATTCTACGCGGTAGAGTTTAAAGTAGAGGACTAAGGAAAGAGTGATTAGTAGCTAGTGGCTGGTGGCTAGTGATTAGCGTCAAGAGTGCATAATCATCTATTTACTAACTACTAGTAACTTCTTCCTCTCTTCTAGAAGACCTTTGATCCCTTAATCAAACAGTTGCATCAACCTAAATCGAGAGATACAGAAACATTTAAAGGTATTGCGCTATTTACGCCAGGGGGAGATCTCATTTACTGCATCGACCCTAGTAAACAAGGTCACTGGCATTTACATTTGTGTGCAGGTTTACAAGAAATACTCAACTTATCAGAATCACCACACTTTCTCGTGCCTTGCTACACAGCAACAATTGACCGCTGGATAGACCCACAGACACAGCAGATACAAACCTATGCGGAAGCATATCCGCTCGTACTGCGGTATCAAGCTTTATTAAATGCCGTGTTTCAAACTAATGTAGTTTGGCAGGCTGCACCTGTCGCGGAAGGATTGTGCGATCCTCTGCTGCTTGCTTCGTATCGTACTGCATTTCCACAGCTTTGGGAAGAAAACGATCTTGTTGTGCGTTTTGAGCGATCGCGACCTGAAGCATTCAGGGTTCAACACGCACAAGCACCCTACGTTTTACACCTGTTTGTTGCTGAGCATAGTGCAGCAACCGAGCGGATTTTACAAAGTTTACGGCAAGTGCTGGAGCAATTTCACTATCCATACACGCTCAAAATCATTGACGTTACCAAGCATCCTGAGCAAGCCGAAATCGCTCAAGTTGCTGCCACGCCAACACTTATAAAAGTTTCGCCAAAACCAATGCGGCGTTTAGTTGGCGATTTAGAGAACGTAGAAAAATTGTTACAACTGTTAACTGCTTCTGATGCTTAAAAAGGAAGTGACTAGGAGTTAGCTGCTTTTAAGAAGTTCCATCACTCCTAGCCTAAGTTTCTCGACCTCCTACACGAATTAACTAGACCACGCAGGTGTTTTTTGTCTAATTAGCTGCGACTTTAGTCGCTAAGCAACCACATTTCTAGTATTTCCTCTAAGCGTTAGTCGTTGCTGGATCTGCTTGTAATGGCTCTGGTGTTGATGTTTGTATAGACTCTTCATCAAATTTTGTCCATTCGGTATGGAAGACCCCTTCTTTATCCACTCGTTCGTAAGTATGCGCGCCGAAGTAGTCTCGCTGAGCTTGAGTGAGGTTTTGGGGTAGGCGATCGCGCCGATAACTGTCAAAGTAATCTAATGAAGCACTAAAAGCAGGAACTGCAATTCCTAATTTAGCGGCAGCGGCTACCACTTCGCGCCAAGCATGTTGCCGATCCAAAATGGTTTGCTTAAACTCTGGTGCTAGAAGTAAGTTAAGTAAATTTGGTTCTTCTTGATAAGCGTGTTGAATCTTACCTAAGAAACCAGCGCGGATAATACAACCACCCTTCCAAATGCGAGCCATCTCGCTTAGATTTAGGTTGTAGCAATATACTTTTGAGGCAGCTGCTAGCTGTGCCATACCTTGGGCATAAGAGCAGATTTTCGAGCAGTATAGCGCATCACGAATCATATCTATAAAAGCTTCGGTATCGCCTTCATACTTACCCGTAGGACCTGTAAGAACTTGCGAAGCCGCAACGCGTTCCTTTTTAAAGGAAGACATCACGCGAGCATTTACTGCAGCAGTAATTGTAGGAATAGCAATACCTAGTTCTAACGCACTCTGTACTGTCCAACGCCCTGTTCCTTTTTGTCCAGCAGCATCAAGGATTTGCTCCACGAGTGGCTGATTTGTATCGGGATCGATGTACCTAAAAATATCTGCAGTAATTTCAATAAGAAACGAATTCAGTTCTTCAGTGGTATTCCACTCGGCAAAAATCTCGTGTAGTCGATTGTGGTCGAGACCTAAAGCATTTTTGAGTAAATCATAGGCTTCAGCGATCAGTTGCATATCGCCGTACTCGATACCGTTGTGTACCATCTTGACGTAGTGTCCAGCGCCACCAGGACCAACATAGGTAACGCAAGGACCATCTTCTACCTGAGCCGCAATTTTCGTTAAAATTGGTTCTAAGTATTCGTAAGAACTTTTTGTACCGCCTGGCATCAAGCTCGGACCATTCAACGCCCCTTCTTCACCACCGCTAACACCCATACCAATAAATCTAAAACCTAGTGGTTCTAATTCGCGAGTGCGGCGTGCTGTATCTTCATACAAAGAGTTTCCACCATCGATGATGATGTCGCCTTCATCGAGTAATGGTTTAAGCTGTTCAATCACTGCATCCACAGGTGCTCCAGCTTTCACCATAATTAAAATCTTTCGAGGTCGCTCAAGTAAGCCAACGAATTCTTCAAGCGAGTACGCAGCTTTTATGTTCTTACCCTGGGCACGCGTGTGCATGAAAGCATCTGTTTTTTCTGGGGTGCGATTGTATACGGCGACCGGAAAACCGTTGCGTTCGACGTTAAGAGCTAGGTTTTCGCCCATAACGGCTAAGCCGATTACACCAAAGCTTTGCTGTGTCATAAGTGTGCTTTGTTAACTCCGCTATTGAGGTGATTTCCCTTCAGGGTAGCTCGAACTTCAAGATATCTTCTGTAAAAAAGAGATTAAAAGTGTTAAACAAGTAGAACAAAACTACAGCTAAAATACAGGTCTTCTGATGAAATCACGCAAAAGACAGATTTTTGACCTGTGTTTTTAGTCGAACAAAAGTAGATAATACATTGAGAATGCCTTGTCAGAATATTAAAAAAAGCAAAACATTTATCTGCTTAGAGGTTTAAGTTTTTATCTTCCAATAAGTAGATTTCAAGAATGATTTAGCTCATTTGCTTAAATTTGTATCTATTTGAACAATAAAAGCGCAAAATTGAAATATGTAGTCTGATGACACAGTAAGGAGTAACCCACAAATGCTGGCATACATCCTGGCGTTGGCGGTAGGTTTCTTTAGCCTCGCTATCTACATGGCAGCTTTCTTTTTTCCTGAGGTACACCGCAAGGGTGACTTTATTTGGAGCGGGGTAGGATTATTCTACGCCTTAGTTCTATGGGTGTGTTCTGGACGCATCACAGGGGGTGTACTACTCGGTCAAGTAGCTGGCGTTGCTTTATTGGGGTGGTCAGTCACCCAAACGCTCTTACTCCGACGACAGCTCACTCCACGTCTTTCGCAAACTGTAGCACCCACAGCGGAAGAAGTAAAAAGTACTGTTCAGGAGAAGGTTGCCAAGTCTTCGTTCCTATCTAAGCTGTTGCAATTCACTAAGCGTAAAGATAATAGTGCAGCTACTGCAAAAGAGCGGTTGCAACAATTGAGCCAACAAACACCAGTTCCAGAAACTGCGGTAAGCCCTACACCCACAACTAACAACAATACTGCAAACTCAGTTCAAATTATTGACAATCGTACGTCTTTACCAGAGCAAGTAGACGCTACTACGGCAACACAGCAAAATACTTCAGTAGAAGTGGTTCCAGAAGGTATTTCAGAGGAGGCTTTGCCTGAGTCTACCGCTGCGGATGAAGTTGTTCAAGCGGCTGGAGAATCAACACCAGATGTGTCTGAAGATACAAAAGATGCCTCCACTGCAGACGCAGCAGTAACTGAAACTGAAGTCGTACCTGAAGCACCCGAATTGATGCGCCCTAACCCACCTGATCCAGAATTGGTAGAAGCCGCGCTGAAAGATGCTGAGGAAAAACATCAAGAAGCTGCACCACCAGACCCAGAAACGCCTGAAAATCCATCACCGAGTTGATCGAAGTATCAGCCACTTGCTAATTGCCAAATTAAAGCGCGTTATTGAGGTTGAAGCGAAAGGGGATTGTCGTTGATAATAGTTGCAAAACGACTTGATCATCTCTCGGCATCAAACTGTGACAGAACCAGGAAGCTACAAAGATACTGTTAATCTGCCTAAAACCAATTTTGACATGCGAGCAAACGCAACAAAGCGCGAGCCAGAAATTCAAAAGTTTTGGGCAGAAAACCAAATATACGATCGCCTGTCGCAGAACAACCCTGGCGAGTTATTTGTTTTGCACGACGGTCCTCCCTACGCTAACGGTGCGTTGCATCTCGGTCACGCGCTTAACAAAATTCTCAAAGACATTATCAACCGATTTCAGTTATTGCAAGGACGTAAGGTTCGCTACGTTCCGGGTTGGGATTGTCACGGATTGCCGATTGAACTCAAAGTGTTACAAAACATGAAGGCAGCCGAGCGGCAAAACCTGACGCCTCTCGAGTTGCGGCGCAAAGCCAAAGCGTTTGCCTTGGCGACAGTTGAGGAACAAAGCAAAAGTTTCCAACGCTACGGAGTTTGGGGGGATTTTGACAATCCTTATCTAACACTAAATCCTGCATATGAGGCAGCGCAAATCGGTGTATTCGGGCAAATGGTGTTAAAAGGCTACATCTATCGCGGTCTGAAGCCTGTCCATTGGAGTCCTAGTTCAAAAACGGCACTGGCAGAAGCCGAACTAGAGTATCCTGAAGGTCACACCTCACGGAGCCTTTATGCAGCTTTTCCTGTGACGCGTCTTTCTGAAGCTGCTTCAGCATTAGGCGAATTTATGCCGCATCTCAGTGTAGCCATCTGGACAACCACGCCTTGGACAATTCCAGCTAACTTAGCGGTAGCTGTTAATCCAGAGTTAACTTATGCGGTTGTTGAAGTTGCTAACAACGAGCAACCTAAATACATAATCGTAGCCACTGACTTAGTAGAACGCTTGTCACAGATTCTCGCAAGCAATCTCACAATTAAAGCGAAAGTAAGTGGCAAGGATTTAGAACACACAATTTATCGCCATCCCCTCTTTGACCGCGAAAGTCCAGTAGTGATAGGTGGCGATTATGTAACCACCGAGTCAGGAACAGGCTTAGTCCACACCGCACCAGGTCACGGACAAGACGACTACATCGTCGGTCAGCGGTACGGTCTGCCAATTTTAGCACCCGTCGATGCTGATGGAAATTTTACCGCCGAAGCCGGACAATTTGCCGGCATGAATGTCCTCGGCGATGGCAACGCTGCCGTGATTGAGGCACTATCTGCAGCAGGGGCGTTACTCAAAGAAGAACCGTACGTTCACAAATACCCCTACGATTGGCGGACAAAAAAACCAACAATCTTCCGCGCCACTGAACAATGGTTCGCCTCCGTAGACGGATTTCGCGATGCCGCACTCAAGGCGATCGCTGAGGTAAAGTGGATTCCGGCGATTGGTGAAAACCGAATTACTGCGATGGTATCGGAGCGTTCTGATTGGTGCATTTCGCGACAACGCAGTTGGGGCGTCCCAATTCCTGTATTCTACGACGAAGAAACTGGCGAAGCACTACTCAACGCAGAAACGATCGCGCACGTGCAAGCCATCGTCGCCGAAAAGGGTACGGACGCCTGGTGGGAATTATCAACCGAAGAACTCTTACCAGAAAGCTACCGCAACAATGGTCGGTCGTACCGCAAAGGGACAGATACGATGGACGTGTGGTTCGATTCAGGTTCCTCGTGGGCAGCAGTATTGCAACAGCGTCCAGAGTTGCGCTACCCAGCAGATATGTATTTAGAAGGCTCAGATCAACATCGCGGTTGGTTTCAGTCGAGTTTACTCACCAGCGTCGCTGTCAATGGTTGTGCGCCATACAAAACCGTCTTAACGCACGGTTTTACCGTCGACGAGCAAGGTCGCAAAATGAGCAAATCGCTCGGCAATGGCATCGAACCAGAAGTCGTAATTAACGGCGGGAAAAATCAAAAAGAAGAACCTGCCTACGGCGCTGACGTGCTGCGGCTGTGGGTATCATCCGTTGATTACACCGCCGACGCGCCGCTGAGTAAAAATATCCTCAAGCAATTGTCCGAGGCGTATCGCAAGATTCGCAACACAGCAAGGTTCTTATTGGGTAATCTACATGATTTTGACCCGATTAAGCATTCTGTAGCTTACGAACAATTGCCCGAACTCGACCGCTACATGCTCCACAGGATAACAGAAGTCTTTCAAGAGATCGGCGAGGCGTTTGAAAATTACCAATTTTTCCGCTTCTTCCAAACAGTGCAGAATTTCTGCGTGGTGGATTTGTCAAACTTCTACTTAGATATTGCCAAAGACCGACTCTACATTAGCGCGCCCGATGCTTGGCGGCGGCGCAGCTGTCAAACCGTGTTGCACGTCGCGCTGGAAAACTTAGCAAAAGCGATCGCGCCAGTACTGTGTCACATGGCAGAAGATATTTGGCAGCACCTTCCCTATCCGACGCCGTACAAATCCGTCTTTGAAGCCGGTTGGGTGAAGTTAGAAAAACAGTGGTACCAACCACAACTCGCAGATTCCTGGCAAAAACTGCGACAACTGCGCGCCGAGGTGAATAAAGTCCTCGAACAAGCACGCGTCGAGAAAACGATCGGCTCTTCCCTCGAAGCCAAGGTGTTGCTGTACGTTCCTAATGCTGCTTTCAAGGCGCAGTTACAAACATTAAACCCCGGTACGGCGCAAAGCTTAGCGACGGCTCCACAGCCCATAACAGAAACAACAGCACTGGTAACGCAACCGTCCAAAACTTGGCAACAGTACTTAGCAGAACTTGTGCAGCCCTTTAAGCGATCGCCAGCATACTTACGCGACGTGTTAAAGGTATACCGCGAACTTTGGATAATCGCTGTTGTGCTAGCGGCGTTTCCTTTAGTTGTATTACCGCTTGGTTTGTTAAAAGCCGTACTCGTCGGTGTTAATGAGATTCCGCTGCTACCGCGCGTTTTCCAGCTCATCGGCATTTATGCAACGCTGCGCTACTTACTAGTAGCATTTATGCGTATTGCGTTATCGCAAAAATCAAAAGCGCCAACGACTCTAACAGAATCGCTTTCTCAAACGATATCAGTCCCTGAAGAACAGGCGACAACTCCATCGACACGTCAATCTAACGGTGTAGACGAGCTGCGCTATTTGTTCATTGCTTCGCAGGTAGAACTTGTCGATTCGCCAGCAGCAGTACAACAAGCAAAGTACAACTTACAAACCGACGAACTCGCTATTGGCGTAGTTAACGCCGATGGCAAGAAGTGCGATCGCTGTTGGAATTACTCAGTGCATGTCGGCGACTCTGTGGAACATCCGTTGATTTGCGAGCGCTGCGTTTCGGCGTTAGCAGGCAACTTTTAAAAGGTAACAGGTAATTGGTAACTGGTAAATATCTTTTTTCTCATTACCGATTACCCATTACCGATACCGATTGCGTTTGCTGTTGCTCGCTACCAGCAACTTGCAATTTCTGTAAAAACTCTTGCGTTATTTGAGTAAATGCTTTAGCCCCTGCTGATTGTGGATTTGTCATCACAACGGGCATAAAACTATCAACGGCTTTAGCAACATTGACATCAGTAGGTATTTGTGTCTTAAAAATTTGTGTTGCCTCAAAATCCTCGTTAATTCGTTGCATTACTTGTTTGTAGTATCTACCTGTAATTAAATTACCTGACATTGTAAAGACAATACCCAATAATTGAATATTTAGATTTACCTCGGATGCATGACTTTCTTTAAGTTGAGCAATGCGTCTTTCTAGTAACTGAATACCCACTATTGACAAAGGCTCAGATTTGGCAGGTAGGATATAGAAGTTACTTGCCGCAAGCGCACTGCGCGTCATCAAATTGTAACCAGGAGCGCAGTCAAGAATAATAAAATCATAATTTTCGAGAACAGGCTCTAAAATCTGTTTAACTAATCTTCTTTCAAAGCGGTTCCATACAGTTGCAAAATCAAGTCTATCGACCTCAAATGCTTCTTCATGCAGCATTTCAGAAACAACAAATTCATCGTAGAGCTCGATATCACCAGGTAATAAATCGAGATTAGGAAGCTTGCACGCATTGTAGTGAATTGCTTCTTTCACGCTAATCTTAGAGCGTGTTTCTGGTTGAATAGCTTGATTAATTAGATATTTCAAAGTTCGCTTTGTTTTGCGATACTTAGCGAAATCTGTCGGGGACATCATACTCAAGGTAGCACTAATTTGAGTATCTAAATCGAAAACAAGAACTTTTTTACCATGATCTTTGGCGAGTGAAGTCGCTAAATTGACACTTAGTGTCGTTTTTCCTACACCACCTTTCATGTTTGCTGTTGCAATGATATAAGCCATTAGTGAAATCCTGGAATGAAGTTAGTTCTTAATGACATCGATTTTGCGATTTAGCTGTCTTAAGGCAGACAGACATAAAAGTAGAATTAATGCTAAATTTACTCGGTTGATGCTGTTAAATTATATTCAGGAATGATTGTTTTATGGCACATATTCTGCATATTGATTCTAGTCCTCGTGGCGAACGCTCTTTTTCGCGTAAACTTTCTTATGAGTTTGTGACAGCTTGGAAAAATGCCCATCCAGAGGATACACTGACTTATCGCGACTTGGGGAAAAACCCAGTACCTCATGTTGATGAAGGATGGATCGCGGCTGCATTTACACCCCCAGAAGCGCGTACCCCCGAACTTAACGAAGCAATTAAGCTTTCAGATGAACTAGTAGATGAATTTCTCGCAGCCGATCGCTACGTGTTCGGTATCCCAATGTACAACTTTAGCGTACCTTCAACCTTTAAAGCCTATATTGACCAAATTGTTCGCGTCAATCGTACTTTTACGGTTACCGATCAAGGATACGCAGGTTTGGTTCACGGAAAAAAAATGCTGATTGTGGCTGCTAGCGGTGGTAGCTACAGATCGGGAACTCCCGCAGAACAGTATGATTACCTCAAGCCTTTCTTACAGGCTGTGTTTGGCTTAGTTGGTATTACCGACATTACGTTTGTGCAAGCCGATAATCTCAGCAGCGGTGATGACGCACGCCAGGCATCTTTAGACGAAGCTCGTACAATGATTGAAGAGTTAGTCGCTAATTGGTGATGACCAGGGCGATCGCACCAAGTAAGTTAAGTAAGGATAGTGTGCGATCGCGCTTGCTTATCCCAGTTGAATCGTTTTGGCAAATAAGCTTTGTAAGCGATGTAGTTGCGCGCCATTTTGGTAGAGTAAGTCACCTTTACCAAGTAAATAAGCTGCCGAAGTTTGTTTTCCTCCTAAGATAATTGCTGAATCAGCCTCACTAGCAGTTCGTAGCGCAATTCTCCCTGGTAAATTAGAGCGGATGATGGGAGTCACGACTTTGGCTTCAGGACGTTGCGTAGCAATAATCAGATGAATTCCGGCGGCTCTAGCCATAGCACCTAACCTCTTAATACTTTGTTCAAGTGCGTTGCGGCTCTCTTTTTCTGCCATAAAATCGGCATACTCATCAAAAATACAGACAATGCGGAAAAGTCGGGAGTGCGTTTTCTGATTGTAGCTAGTTAAGTCAGCACATCCTACTGCTTCAAACTGTTGATAGCGCTGTTCCATCTCTCCCACAAGTTGCTCCATCAATTCAATTGCCTGCTCGGTATCCTTAACTACAGGAGAATAGAGCGATCGCATCTGTTCAAATTCTGGAAACGTAACTCGCTTAGGATCGACAAGCGCCACTTTGAGGGAATCTGGCGAGTGGCGGACTACGAGACTGAGAAGAAGCGATCGCAAAAACTCGCTTTTACCGCTACCAGTTGTTCCACCAACTAAAAAGTGACAAGTATTCGGGTCGGATAAATCAGCTTCTACGAGTCTTCTCTCTAAATTTACTCCTAGAGCAACTTTTACGGGAGCATCAGCAGGTAAAACTTGCGATTGCACATAATCAGCAAAACTCGCAACTTGTCGATCTTGACGCGGTAAATCGACACTGATATACCCCGCTTGTGGTGTAATTAAAGGCGGATTAGTAATTCCTAACTGTACTTGTAAATCATTTGCTAAGCGTAAAATGGAAACAACTTTTATCCCTGCATGAGGCTTAATTTTTACGCGCACAAATGCAGGTCCAATTGCTGCACCTTGGTAGTCTACGCCAAGACCAAAAGATTGTAGTGTCTCGACTAACTTTTCTCCTGTTCGCTCGATGTTGAAAGTCGCCGCTTCGTGTTGTTCTAAATCTTGATTTAGGCTATCGAGTTGTTGATTGTCTTGAGTATGTGGCGACGGTGCTGGGGACTTAAAGCGTTCTGCTGCGATCGCTTCATCACTATCAAAAAAGATTTGGCATTTCTTCTGTTGCGGACAAATATGACACAAATAGGGCTGACTTGTCGGTGGTGGTGGGTTGAGTTGCGGTGGTTTCCACGCTAACCATTGCTGCATTTGCTGCAGTTTTTGGGGAACAAGTTGATGTATGGTTGTTTCAAGCTGTTCCCATGTAAAACTCAGTTCTTGCAGGTTGGGTAACACGCTATAAACTGCCGAATTAATCTTGACACCTACGGTTTTGCGTAGCATGTAGCTGTAGAGCGCAACTTGCGCAAGCTGGGCTGATTGATCTACTGACTGATACGATTTATACTCCACGACTCGCAATCGCTGAGTAGCAAAATCGTAAACAATGCTGTCGCATCTGCCTTTGACTAACTGCTGCGTGCCATTAGGTAAAGTAAAATAGTGCTGAACGTTGAGTTCTTGTGCTAGAAAAGTTTTAGAAATAACGTCTTTTGCCGTACAATAACGGCGATTACTAACTAATAATTCTGCCCAACGGCGAATCAGTTCAACTAATCCCAACCAAAGCTGGTGTAATGCAGGTGCTTTTCCGGGGTCTTTCTGAATTGATGCTTGCAAGTAAGGAAAGAATACACGCTCATATAATAGTTGTTGCAGTGCAGCAGCGATCGCGTCTACCTCTAACTGTTCAACCACAGGTTCAAACAAAGCAGAAAATCGCGAATCTTGCTTTGCTACATTAATAAATTGATTTGATAGATCGTGAAATGCTGTCCCAATCCCAATCGCTGTATCTACGGGTAAGAAAAGTGTCATTCCCCCAAAGCGATACCCCAAGTAAAATAATCGCGGACAC
It includes:
- a CDS encoding DNA translocase FtsK; translated protein: MNSVSYSNLRQLSYLTEEHEIRAFIDELTTKNILWLDTEVADYMTAHPRLSLIQVLSNSEDCTGNSTIILDVLDKPELISYFIDEIVTDAKIEKVFHNANYDLRFLGKESAKNISCTWTLAKKLVKKSLSVTDLKLKTLASELCHFVNIDREEQGSNWGRRPLTPKQLQYAKMDTVYLAHVHRRLIEIARSNSELTNNMSGSITENSSLSVTNVRVAFECPRLFYLGYRFGGMTLFLPVDTAIGIGTAFHDLSNQFINVAKQDSRFSALFEPVVEQLEVDAIAAALQQLLYERVFFPYLQASIQKDPGKAPALHQLWLGLVELIRRWAELLVSNRRYCTAKDVISKTFLAQELNVQHYFTLPNGTQQLVKGRCDSIVYDFATQRLRVVEYKSYQSVDQSAQLAQVALYSYMLRKTVGVKINSAVYSVLPNLQELSFTWEQLETTIHQLVPQKLQQMQQWLAWKPPQLNPPPPTSQPYLCHICPQQKKCQIFFDSDEAIAAERFKSPAPSPHTQDNQQLDSLNQDLEQHEAATFNIERTGEKLVETLQSFGLGVDYQGAAIGPAFVRVKIKPHAGIKVVSILRLANDLQVQLGITNPPLITPQAGYISVDLPRQDRQVASFADYVQSQVLPADAPVKVALGVNLERRLVEADLSDPNTCHFLVGGTTGSGKSEFLRSLLLSLVVRHSPDSLKVALVDPKRVTFPEFEQMRSLYSPVVKDTEQAIELMEQLVGEMEQRYQQFEAVGCADLTSYNQKTHSRLFRIVCIFDEYADFMAEKESRNALEQSIKRLGAMARAAGIHLIIATQRPEAKVVTPIIRSNLPGRIALRTASEADSAIILGGKQTSAAYLLGKGDLLYQNGAQLHRLQSLFAKTIQLG